One Bacteroidales bacterium DNA segment encodes these proteins:
- a CDS encoding T9SS type A sorting domain-containing protein, translated as MKHIIPLIVLLFLTVNLIGQEWRSNLPNKDKSEYTLYDCQKAFSKYWDRYKVLNGKYVDENGITQKAYGWKQFKRWEHYWETRVDQKTGVFQKKEMHSAYKEYLKQISDNSKDAAWVSLGPNSSGGGYAGIGRLNTIAFHPSDANTFWVGAPAGGLWVTATGGNDWQPLTENIEVQGVSAIVIPSDFETSLTIYIGTGDRDAFDNNSIGVLKSTDAGQTWNSTGLSFDPSDAEVVNFMLLHPSDDNIIYAATSAGIYKTIDAGVNWTLQSNNEFIDIEFRPSNPAMIYGSTRNGKIYRTSDNGDNWVEIFQSATGNRIELAVSNNAPDRLYIIAANSANGLEGIYRSDDYGENITLIFNSLSLLNWEADGSGTNNGQGWYDLSLAADPNDADVLYCGGVNTWKSVDGGYNWNLSNHWWGDGGVQAVHADKHFMKFRLATSEMFECNDGGIYKTNDGITWPDISNSLVISQIYGLSTAQTTPDVTIIGLQDNGTKLRNDNNWSDVLGGDGMKCIVDHEIDATQYGSLYFGTIYRTTNYWSNSTKISNNIPGSDVGAWVTPYVLDPNNSNILYVGYNKLWKSTDKGDTFEDIGSFGTLRSIAVSNSNSDVICVGTYYYISKTTNGGITWNNITNNLPTPNSSITDIEIKHDDPNTIWVTLGGYNTDGIYQTVDGGDNWTNISSGLPQIPVNTLMQNKFETNDVQLYAGTDFGVYIKNGDSDWILYGTDFPKIVITELDIYYDNEVPENSRLRASTYGRGLWEVPLELTGNFAPYVSSVEVSEITVNSAVCSGIINNDYGESVTESGFVVSENSNPNLQTPDVMIFQTNPLVTNGEFTIDISGLSFGTKYYCKAYAINANGTGYGNELSFNTECSIISTVPYNQGFENNGLIPLCWSEEILTGDINWSFGNNPNYDVYEGDNCAYLKDNTTDDDKTLLIFPEFNFASQSNLELSFWHIQPATFSFQDELKVLYKNKGTDNWTTLEHFADVVNEWAYKKINLPNLSDTYYIAFEGNAKNGRGTGIDNISIDINSAITDNNISDLIINPNPSDGLIRIEGLTGISFNLFVYNSLGKLIFSDQYSSNTVDLSFLHKGIYFLQLNFDNKIITEKIIIK; from the coding sequence ATGAAACACATTATTCCTTTAATTGTTTTACTTTTTTTAACTGTAAATCTTATCGGACAAGAATGGAGGAGTAATCTTCCGAATAAAGATAAAAGTGAGTACACATTATATGACTGTCAAAAAGCATTTTCAAAATATTGGGATAGATATAAAGTGTTAAACGGAAAGTATGTTGATGAAAACGGAATTACTCAAAAAGCATACGGATGGAAACAATTTAAGCGATGGGAACATTATTGGGAAACAAGAGTTGATCAAAAAACAGGCGTATTTCAAAAAAAAGAAATGCATAGTGCATATAAAGAATATTTAAAACAAATTTCAGATAATTCTAAAGATGCTGCTTGGGTGTCTTTAGGTCCGAATTCTTCAGGCGGAGGTTATGCAGGTATAGGAAGATTAAATACTATTGCTTTTCATCCGAGTGATGCTAATACTTTTTGGGTTGGTGCACCTGCAGGAGGTTTATGGGTAACTGCAACCGGCGGAAATGATTGGCAGCCCTTAACTGAGAATATTGAAGTTCAAGGTGTAAGCGCAATTGTTATACCAAGTGATTTTGAAACATCTTTAACGATCTATATCGGAACCGGAGACAGGGATGCCTTTGATAATAACAGTATTGGCGTTTTAAAATCTACAGATGCCGGGCAAACATGGAATTCTACAGGCTTATCATTCGATCCAAGTGATGCTGAAGTAGTAAATTTTATGCTTTTACACCCTTCTGATGATAATATTATTTATGCTGCAACATCTGCAGGTATCTATAAAACAATTGATGCCGGTGTAAACTGGACACTTCAAAGCAATAACGAATTTATTGATATTGAGTTCCGGCCTTCAAATCCGGCAATGATATACGGTTCAACAAGAAACGGAAAAATATACAGAACATCTGATAACGGTGATAATTGGGTTGAAATTTTTCAATCTGCAACAGGTAACAGAATTGAATTAGCTGTAAGTAATAATGCTCCGGATAGATTGTATATAATAGCAGCTAATAGTGCAAACGGTTTGGAAGGAATTTATCGTTCAGATGATTATGGTGAAAATATTACATTAATATTTAACAGCTTATCATTGTTGAATTGGGAGGCAGACGGTAGCGGCACTAACAACGGTCAGGGCTGGTATGACTTATCATTAGCCGCAGATCCAAATGATGCAGATGTTTTATATTGTGGTGGTGTTAATACTTGGAAATCTGTTGACGGAGGGTATAATTGGAATTTAAGTAATCATTGGTGGGGCGACGGTGGTGTTCAAGCAGTTCACGCAGATAAACATTTTATGAAATTTCGTCTCGCAACTTCTGAAATGTTTGAATGTAATGACGGCGGAATATATAAAACAAATGACGGAATTACATGGCCGGATATTTCAAATTCTTTGGTTATTAGTCAGATATACGGACTAAGTACAGCTCAAACAACTCCGGATGTAACAATTATCGGCTTGCAAGATAACGGAACAAAACTTCGAAATGATAATAATTGGTCTGATGTTCTCGGAGGTGACGGAATGAAATGTATTGTAGACCATGAAATTGATGCTACGCAATACGGCAGTTTATATTTCGGAACAATTTACAGAACAACGAATTATTGGAGCAATTCAACTAAAATTAGTAATAATATTCCCGGAAGTGATGTCGGAGCATGGGTAACTCCGTATGTTCTTGATCCGAATAACAGTAATATACTATATGTAGGATATAATAAACTATGGAAGAGTACTGATAAAGGTGATACTTTTGAAGATATTGGCAGTTTTGGAACATTAAGATCAATTGCTGTTTCAAATTCAAATTCAGATGTAATTTGTGTAGGAACATATTATTATATTTCAAAAACAACAAACGGAGGTATTACATGGAATAATATTACAAATAATTTACCTACACCTAATAGTTCAATTACTGATATTGAAATTAAACATGATGATCCTAATACAATTTGGGTTACACTTGGAGGATATAACACAGATGGTATATACCAAACTGTTGATGGTGGTGATAATTGGACAAATATTTCTTCCGGATTACCGCAAATCCCTGTAAATACTTTGATGCAAAATAAGTTTGAAACTAATGATGTTCAATTATATGCAGGAACAGATTTTGGCGTGTATATTAAAAACGGTGATTCTGATTGGATTCTTTACGGGACAGATTTTCCTAAAATAGTTATTACAGAATTAGATATCTATTATGATAATGAAGTTCCCGAAAACAGTCGATTAAGAGCTTCAACATACGGCAGAGGTTTATGGGAAGTTCCTTTGGAGTTGACAGGTAATTTTGCACCATATGTCAGTTCCGTAGAAGTATCAGAAATTACAGTAAACTCGGCTGTATGTTCAGGGATAATTAATAATGATTATGGAGAATCTGTTACTGAAAGCGGATTTGTTGTCAGTGAAAATTCAAATCCTAATCTTCAAACTCCGGATGTAATGATCTTTCAAACAAATCCGCTTGTTACAAACGGTGAATTCACGATTGATATTTCCGGCTTGTCTTTCGGTACAAAATATTATTGCAAAGCATATGCAATAAATGCAAACGGAACAGGATACGGTAACGAACTTTCATTTAATACAGAATGTTCAATTATTTCAACAGTTCCGTATAATCAAGGATTTGAGAATAATGGGTTAATTCCGCTTTGTTGGTCTGAAGAAATATTAACCGGTGATATTAATTGGAGTTTCGGGAATAATCCGAATTATGATGTTTATGAAGGCGATAATTGTGCATATCTGAAAGATAATACTACAGATGATGACAAAACTTTATTAATTTTTCCTGAATTTAATTTTGCTTCACAAAGTAATCTTGAATTATCTTTTTGGCATATTCAACCTGCGACTTTTTCGTTTCAAGATGAATTAAAAGTATTGTATAAAAATAAAGGAACTGATAATTGGACAACTCTGGAACATTTTGCCGATGTTGTTAATGAATGGGCTTATAAAAAAATAAATTTACCTAATTTATCCGATACTTATTACATTGCTTTTGAAGGAAATGCAAAAAACGGAAGAGGTACAGGAATTGATAATATCAGTATTGATATAAATTCAGCAATTACCGATAATAATATTTCTGATTTAATTATTAATCCGAATCCCTCTGACGGATTGATAAGAATTGAAGGATTAACCGGTATTTCTTTTAATCTGTTTGTATATAATTCTCTCGGAAAACTTATCTTTTCAGATCAATATTCAAGTAATACTGTAGATTTATCTTTTTTACATAAAGGAATATATTTTCTGCAATTAAATTTTGATAATAAAATTATTACAGAGAAAATTATAATTAAATGA
- a CDS encoding immunoglobulin domain-containing protein, with protein sequence MKKQFLLFILSMLIGLFSATYAQKVGPSIIKQAVYHDVIGPIKDLPTDLFPRERHERDGGLKERYYPFSETALPIGNDPVWQKENGNEGTNKAPDLIFDGQNSPYYPSDCNGQAGPNHFMQAVNCSYAIYNKAGTLLAGPTDFNTLFAGVTGAGRNDGDPIILYDEQADRWLAAEFSLDGTYGSTTDYMLIAISQTGDPTGLWDRWSFDVDDMPDYMKFGVWRDGYYMSTSTYGGDDVYVFDRDEMLAGGASPTMIGFENPYRPNSGFHCIMPLDNDGDFAPAGTPGQFITINDDAWGGGGDALWVFELEADWATPGNSTFARTQIISTAAFDSEFNAWGVGDIDQPGTSQLLDGIPMILMYRAQYRNWGTSQSIVCCHTVDVDATNHAGVRWYELENTGSGWSVRQQGTYAPDAHSRWMGSIAMNSNHEIALGYSISSTSEYPGIRYCGQSSGANSSATGTLDIAEDIIYTGSNYQSSYTRWGDYSQMSIDPSDDVTFWYTDEYINSGKKTKIASFEFIDTGDPALTATAASTSQIDLSWTQNDNGDDVMLAWSVDGTFGTPVDGTSYSASDVISGGGQVLYAGSGITYNHTGLNEGQTYYYKAWSIITGTVYSSGNTANATTNSSGSTTVIFDDDFDTDKGWTLNGEWERTAPQGFGGTSNGNPDPSSAFVGTNVLGIDLTSDGDYESNINDAATSSAIDCSLYTDVHVYFRLWINVEGDNWDHTVFNVSGNNGSSWDQVFTNGSTGYTLDSWYITSHDDPGFLGWNISNYADGNSEVLLQYVLDSDSNTEYSGWNVDSVQVTGIPVPCSAPSIIAHPQSETVCESDNVTFTVVADGTGLIYQWKKGGSNISGETSTSYTISGVVSGDAGDYTCEVIGTCGSVTSNIAVLTVNPLPSQPSAITGETAPCEGDNETYSVTNVPGVTYAWDLPVGWTGSSATNSIDVTVGATSGDITVTPSNSCGDGPSRSLAVTVETAPSQPSAISGETAPCEGASETYNVTNVSGVTYAWNLPAGWTGSSTTNSIDVTVGSSGGTISVTPSNDCGTGTARTLDVTIGAVTAITDQPDDVNATEGDNVSFSVVAAGENLSYQWRFNSSNISGADEDSYSINNVQQSDAGDYDVIINGNCGDETSDVAVLTVSVSVQDLAEYGISIYPNPSNGSFNIIFENSVKDAFYRISDMTGKVIHEEKLIESENIINLNSIPKGMYFIELNFDNQSIVSKIVIE encoded by the coding sequence ATGAAAAAACAATTTCTATTATTTATTTTAAGTATGTTGATTGGTTTATTTTCTGCGACTTATGCACAAAAAGTAGGACCGTCAATAATTAAGCAGGCAGTTTATCACGATGTTATCGGTCCGATTAAGGACTTGCCGACAGATTTATTTCCTCGAGAAAGACATGAAAGAGACGGAGGCTTAAAAGAACGTTATTATCCATTTTCAGAAACTGCACTTCCAATCGGAAATGATCCGGTTTGGCAAAAAGAGAATGGTAATGAAGGAACAAATAAAGCCCCTGATTTAATTTTTGACGGACAGAATTCCCCATATTACCCGTCGGATTGTAACGGACAAGCAGGTCCGAACCATTTTATGCAAGCTGTTAACTGTTCTTATGCAATTTATAATAAAGCAGGAACTCTTCTGGCCGGACCTACTGATTTTAATACTCTTTTTGCCGGTGTTACAGGTGCCGGAAGAAATGATGGAGATCCAATAATTCTTTATGATGAACAAGCTGACAGATGGCTTGCTGCAGAATTTTCATTAGACGGTACGTATGGTAGCACGACTGATTATATGCTTATTGCAATTTCACAAACAGGTGATCCTACAGGTTTATGGGACAGATGGTCTTTTGATGTTGATGATATGCCAGATTATATGAAATTTGGTGTTTGGAGAGATGGTTATTATATGTCAACAAGTACCTATGGCGGAGATGATGTGTATGTTTTTGACAGAGACGAAATGCTTGCCGGTGGTGCAAGCCCTACTATGATTGGTTTTGAAAATCCTTATCGCCCAAACAGCGGTTTTCATTGTATTATGCCTCTTGATAATGACGGAGATTTTGCTCCTGCAGGAACTCCGGGACAATTCATCACAATTAACGATGACGCTTGGGGCGGTGGCGGAGACGCTTTATGGGTATTTGAATTAGAAGCTGATTGGGCTACTCCCGGAAATTCTACTTTTGCAAGAACGCAAATAATTTCTACTGCTGCTTTTGACTCCGAATTTAATGCATGGGGAGTTGGTGATATTGATCAACCCGGAACTTCTCAACTATTAGACGGTATTCCGATGATACTTATGTATAGAGCACAATATAGAAATTGGGGAACTTCACAATCTATTGTTTGTTGCCATACTGTTGATGTTGATGCAACTAATCATGCCGGAGTCAGGTGGTATGAACTTGAGAATACCGGTTCAGGGTGGTCTGTCAGACAACAAGGGACTTATGCACCGGATGCTCACAGTCGTTGGATGGGAAGTATTGCAATGAATTCTAATCACGAAATTGCTCTCGGATATTCTATTTCAAGCACATCTGAATATCCCGGAATAAGATATTGCGGACAATCCTCCGGTGCTAACAGTAGTGCAACAGGTACTTTAGATATAGCCGAAGATATTATTTATACAGGTTCAAATTATCAAAGTTCTTATACCCGCTGGGGAGATTATTCTCAAATGAGTATAGATCCATCGGACGATGTAACATTTTGGTACACAGATGAATATATTAATTCAGGTAAAAAAACAAAAATTGCTTCATTCGAATTTATTGATACCGGAGATCCGGCTTTAACCGCAACTGCTGCAAGCACCTCTCAAATTGATTTGTCATGGACACAAAACGATAACGGAGATGATGTTATGCTTGCTTGGTCTGTTGACGGAACTTTCGGAACTCCTGTTGACGGAACTTCATATTCTGCAAGTGATGTAATATCCGGAGGCGGGCAAGTTCTTTATGCCGGCAGCGGAATAACATACAATCATACCGGGTTAAATGAGGGTCAAACATATTATTACAAAGCATGGTCAATTATAACAGGAACTGTTTATTCAAGCGGAAATACGGCAAATGCAACTACAAACAGCAGCGGCTCAACTACAGTAATATTTGATGATGACTTTGATACAGACAAAGGCTGGACTCTTAACGGTGAATGGGAAAGAACAGCTCCACAAGGTTTTGGAGGAACTTCAAATGGTAATCCGGATCCGTCTTCTGCCTTCGTTGGAACAAATGTTCTTGGCATAGATTTAACAAGTGACGGAGATTATGAAAGTAATATTAACGATGCAGCAACTTCGTCTGCTATTGATTGTTCTTTATATACCGATGTTCATGTATATTTCAGACTTTGGATTAATGTTGAAGGAGATAATTGGGACCATACGGTATTTAATGTTTCCGGAAATAACGGAAGCTCTTGGGATCAGGTGTTTACAAACGGAAGCACCGGATATACTCTTGATTCATGGTATATTACAAGCCATGATGATCCCGGTTTTTTGGGATGGAATATTTCAAATTATGCAGACGGTAATTCGGAGGTTTTATTACAATATGTACTTGATAGTGACTCTAATACAGAATATAGTGGCTGGAATGTTGATAGTGTTCAAGTAACAGGTATTCCTGTACCTTGCTCAGCACCTTCAATTATTGCTCATCCGCAAAGCGAAACTGTTTGCGAAAGCGATAATGTTACTTTTACAGTAGTGGCAGACGGTACAGGGCTTATATATCAATGGAAAAAAGGAGGCTCAAATATTAGTGGTGAAACAAGTACAAGTTATACAATTTCGGGTGTAGTATCCGGAGATGCAGGTGATTATACTTGCGAAGTAATCGGAACTTGCGGAAGTGTAACAAGTAATATTGCTGTTTTAACTGTAAATCCGCTTCCTTCTCAACCAAGTGCAATTACAGGTGAAACTGCTCCTTGTGAAGGAGATAATGAAACATACAGCGTTACAAATGTTCCGGGTGTAACTTATGCTTGGGATTTACCCGTAGGCTGGACAGGCTCAAGTGCAACAAATTCAATTGATGTTACTGTTGGTGCTACAAGCGGAGATATAACTGTTACTCCTTCAAATAGTTGTGGTGACGGTCCTTCAAGAAGTCTTGCAGTAACTGTTGAAACTGCTCCGTCTCAACCAAGTGCAATTTCAGGAGAAACTGCTCCTTGCGAAGGAGCTTCAGAAACTTATAATGTTACAAATGTTTCGGGTGTAACCTATGCATGGAATCTTCCTGCAGGTTGGACAGGTTCAAGTACAACAAATTCAATTGATGTTACTGTAGGCTCTTCCGGAGGTACAATTTCTGTTACACCTTCAAATGATTGCGGAACAGGAACTGCAAGAACTCTTGATGTTACAATTGGTGCAGTTACTGCAATTACTGATCAACCCGATGATGTAAATGCTACTGAAGGTGATAACGTATCGTTTTCAGTTGTTGCAGCAGGTGAAAACTTATCTTATCAATGGCGTTTTAACAGTTCAAATATTTCGGGTGCTGATGAAGATAGTTATTCTATAAATAATGTTCAACAATCTGATGCAGGAGACTATGATGTTATAATTAACGGTAATTGCGGAGATGAAACAAGTGATGTTGCTGTTCTTACAGTAAGTGTTTCTGTTCAAGATTTGGCTGAATACGGAATCAGTATTTATCCTAATCCTTCAAACGGAAGTTTCAATATTATTTTTGAAAATTCAGTAAAAGATGCCTTCTACAGAATAAGTGATATGACAGGTAAAGTAATTCATGAAGAAAAGTTGATTGAATCTGAAAATATCATAAATCTGAATTCAATTCCGAAAGGTATGTATTTTATTGAATTGAATTTTGATAATCAGTCGATAGTTTCTAAAATTGTTATTGAATAA
- a CDS encoding T9SS type A sorting domain-containing protein, translating to MKQNLFFKSFLILLFMLSINLTFGQNKYLSFTEGITENVTDQKTLPNRSFTNLKEAGVEIAYRFFGAGVSEKQVEKTTYNYLHIEGFAKMTIVGAPALPAHTEIIAIPRGATGKVVILKAEYKEYDGYMVHPALEPARDTEGAPAPEFQKDDKIYSANEFFPKNIVEITNTGMSRGTPLVFAEVRPVQFNPVTGKIRVYTNIEYKLIPQGGEADFDYIARENSLHYTNLLKRNIINSESIPDGISLDNQKKNKAGEKNYIIITHSEYLTQANQLANLKRQLGYSVEVVSQTSWSAAQVKTAVHDRYAAWTPKPDYFVIIGDHTGSYAVPGEIRQDPYYSDDFATDLYVACMDGGSDHIPDMAHGRISVSSATEAQVVIDKIINYEIAPSTQATFYTNILSCAQYQDSDDNNGYADRRFCHTSEEIRDYLQGNYAYTSTRVYQTSSTWPVTDLHYNNGYYSDGQLLPAELRNISFDWNGGSSDITSAIDAGKFMVFHRDHGYSGGSGWAHPYYTTTSMNSLTNGDKLPVVFSMNCHTGEFQLSNCFAEKFVRMENKGAIGVVAAAYYSYSGYNDALSEGMIDAIWSDPGIHPDFGTAGNGGSYTIGAGNDIYTMGDVVNQGLYAMVQNYGNDTYTHELFHWFGDPAMKIWTSNPNNNIITATHDATINCENSSFSITGSTADATATLVYNNELISTTVLDGSGNGTLTYSISESGGTVTLTISKHNNKPYTVNLNVTGNCTNLPAPENLVGILNSNDADLSWDAPSTPNTAGVISYTDMGSITHYNGTYIIKGTMFQSDAGFNFPVTVTKLSHGFYNPGTWVDATFRFRIYSEDFSTIFYESPDIEAVHYTEVEHILNDPIILTSDFFVAVVTTDASGEPHSLLELVPAGTAHGYVSDGTSWYITDSWEFLTSITIVNAKGEQKVSYANNENHTNNLNLDLLPKDTNIYSITNPNTGAKSALTGYQVYKDGTAVGSVLPATQLTYTDADICGSYDYYVTAIYIGEDGESDPSNTVTVENPLPTAPTNVSATPTTICLGESTTLSYTGGSGDTFEWYTGSCGGTYVGSGNNLSVYPTVDTTYYGRWENDCGESTCEDVTITIGNITAITDQPDDVNATEGDNVSFTVVATGENLSYQWRFNSSNISGADEGTYSINNVQQTDAGNYDVVVTGDCGEETSDVAVLSVSVSVQDLAEYGISIYPNPSKGSFNIVFENSAKDASYRISDMTGKVIHEEKLTESENIINLNSIPKGMYFIELNFDNQSAVSKIVIE from the coding sequence ATGAAACAAAATTTATTCTTTAAATCCTTTTTGATTTTGCTTTTTATGTTAAGCATAAATTTAACATTCGGGCAAAATAAATACTTGTCGTTTACCGAAGGTATTACGGAAAATGTAACAGATCAAAAAACATTGCCAAACAGATCTTTCACTAATTTGAAAGAGGCAGGAGTTGAAATAGCTTACCGGTTTTTCGGAGCCGGTGTGTCGGAGAAACAAGTCGAAAAAACAACTTATAATTATTTGCATATTGAAGGTTTTGCAAAAATGACAATAGTTGGAGCACCTGCTTTACCGGCTCATACCGAAATTATTGCAATACCGAGAGGAGCAACAGGGAAGGTCGTAATTTTAAAAGCAGAATATAAAGAATATGACGGGTATATGGTTCATCCGGCACTTGAACCTGCAAGAGATACTGAGGGAGCACCTGCTCCGGAGTTTCAAAAAGATGATAAAATTTATTCGGCAAATGAATTTTTTCCGAAAAATATTGTTGAAATTACAAATACAGGTATGAGCAGAGGAACACCTCTCGTTTTTGCCGAAGTCAGGCCGGTGCAATTTAATCCGGTTACCGGAAAAATTCGTGTTTATACGAATATTGAGTATAAACTGATTCCACAAGGAGGAGAAGCTGATTTTGATTATATTGCACGTGAAAATAGTTTACATTATACAAACTTATTAAAACGAAATATAATAAACTCTGAAAGTATTCCTGACGGAATTTCTTTGGATAATCAAAAAAAAAATAAAGCAGGTGAAAAAAATTATATAATAATTACTCATTCTGAATACCTTACACAAGCAAACCAACTTGCAAACCTAAAACGTCAACTCGGATACTCGGTTGAGGTCGTTTCACAAACAAGTTGGTCCGCAGCACAAGTAAAAACCGCAGTACACGACAGATATGCTGCATGGACTCCGAAACCCGATTATTTTGTAATAATCGGCGACCATACAGGTTCTTATGCTGTTCCGGGCGAAATTCGCCAAGACCCGTACTACTCAGATGATTTTGCAACTGACCTTTATGTTGCTTGTATGGACGGAGGTTCTGACCATATTCCTGATATGGCTCACGGACGTATCTCTGTTTCATCAGCAACAGAAGCACAAGTTGTTATTGATAAAATTATTAACTATGAAATAGCACCTTCAACACAAGCTACATTTTATACAAATATATTGAGCTGTGCTCAATACCAAGACTCTGATGATAACAACGGGTATGCCGACAGACGTTTTTGCCACACAAGCGAAGAAATAAGAGATTATCTGCAAGGAAATTATGCTTATACTTCAACAAGGGTATATCAGACAAGCTCTACATGGCCCGTTACCGACTTACATTATAATAACGGATATTATTCTGACGGACAACTTCTTCCGGCAGAATTAAGAAATATATCTTTTGACTGGAACGGAGGTTCTTCGGATATAACTTCTGCCATTGATGCAGGTAAATTTATGGTTTTCCACAGAGATCACGGATATTCCGGCGGCTCAGGTTGGGCGCATCCGTATTATACAACTACATCCATGAACAGTCTGACAAACGGAGACAAATTACCTGTAGTTTTCAGTATGAATTGCCATACCGGTGAATTCCAATTGTCCAACTGTTTTGCTGAAAAGTTTGTAAGAATGGAAAACAAGGGAGCAATTGGTGTAGTTGCTGCTGCATACTACAGCTACAGCGGATATAATGATGCACTTTCCGAAGGTATGATAGATGCAATATGGTCAGATCCCGGAATACACCCTGATTTCGGTACTGCCGGAAACGGAGGTTCATATACAATAGGTGCCGGAAATGATATTTATACAATGGGAGATGTTGTAAATCAAGGTTTATACGCAATGGTGCAAAATTACGGTAATGATACTTATACTCACGAATTATTTCATTGGTTTGGAGATCCTGCAATGAAAATATGGACTTCAAACCCGAATAATAATATTATTACAGCTACACATGATGCAACAATTAACTGTGAAAACAGTTCTTTTAGTATAACAGGTTCAACAGCTGATGCAACAGCTACTCTTGTTTATAATAATGAATTAATTTCAACAACTGTTCTTGACGGAAGCGGAAACGGAACTTTGACATACTCAATTAGTGAATCCGGAGGTACTGTTACATTAACAATTTCTAAACATAATAACAAACCATATACTGTAAATCTAAATGTTACCGGAAATTGTACTAATCTGCCTGCTCCCGAAAATCTTGTCGGTATATTAAACAGTAATGATGCAGATTTAAGCTGGGATGCTCCTTCAACACCTAATACAGCCGGTGTTATTTCATATACTGACATGGGAAGTATAACTCACTATAACGGAACATACATCATAAAAGGAACAATGTTTCAAAGTGATGCAGGATTTAATTTCCCTGTTACTGTTACAAAATTAAGCCATGGTTTTTATAATCCCGGAACATGGGTTGATGCAACATTCAGATTTAGAATATATTCTGAAGATTTTTCTACAATATTCTATGAATCTCCTGATATTGAGGCGGTTCACTATACGGAAGTTGAACATATTTTAAATGACCCTATTATTCTGACAAGTGATTTTTTTGTCGCTGTTGTTACTACAGATGCAAGCGGAGAACCACATTCTTTATTGGAACTTGTTCCTGCCGGTACTGCACACGGATATGTAAGTGATGGTACAAGTTGGTATATTACTGATAGTTGGGAATTTTTAACAAGTATAACAATTGTAAATGCAAAAGGAGAACAAAAAGTTTCGTATGCAAATAACGAAAATCATACAAATAATCTTAATTTAGATTTACTCCCGAAAGATACTAATATATATAGTATAACTAATCCGAATACCGGAGCTAAATCTGCCCTAACAGGTTATCAAGTATATAAAGACGGTACTGCTGTCGGAAGTGTACTTCCTGCTACCCAATTAACATATACTGATGCTGATATTTGCGGCAGTTATGATTATTATGTTACTGCAATTTATATTGGAGAAGACGGAGAATCTGATCCTTCAAATACTGTAACTGTTGAAAATCCTTTACCGACAGCACCTACAAATGTAAGTGCAACTCCAACAACAATTTGTTTGGGAGAAAGCACTACTTTATCTTATACCGGAGGTTCAGGTGATACATTTGAATGGTACACCGGCTCATGTGGCGGTACTTATGTCGGTTCCGGAAATAATCTTTCTGTTTATCCTACAGTTGACACTACTTATTACGGACGTTGGGAAAATGATTGTGGTGAATCTACTTGCGAGGATGTTACAATTACTATAGGTAATATTACTGCAATAACAGACCAACCCGATGATGTAAATGCAACAGAAGGCGATAATGTTTCGTTTACTGTTGTAGCAACAGGTGAGAATTTATCTTATCAATGGCGTTTTAACAGCTCGAATATTTCAGGTGCTGATGAAGGTACTTATTCAATAAATAATGTTCAACAAACTGATGCAGGAAATTATGATGTTGTTGTAACCGGTGATTGTGGAGAGGAAACAAGTGATGTTGCAGTTCTTTCCGTAAGTGTTTCAGTTCAAGATTTGGCTGAATACGGTATAAGTATATATCCTAATCCTTCAAAAGGAAGTTTCAATATTGTTTTTGAAAATTCAGCAAAAGATGCTTCCTACAGAATAAGTGATATGACAGGTAAAGTAATTCATGAAGAAAAACTGACAGAATCTGAAAATATCATAAATTTGAATTCAATTCCGAAAGGTATGTATTTTATTGAATTGAATTTTGATAATCAGTCAGCAGTTTCAAAAATTGTTATTGAATAA